The following proteins are co-located in the Alphaproteobacteria bacterium genome:
- the argC gene encoding N-acetyl-gamma-glutamyl-phosphate reductase, with product MASKTNRIKIGILGASGYTGAELLRLLARHPEAEITLLTADRHAGKPLASVFPHLAAAGFPDLIKIEDGNWDKTDVVFCALPHGTTQEVIAALPQRLKVIDLSADFRLHDVETYAEWYGHEHRAPDLQKVAVYGLTEIKRDAIRKARLVANPGCYPTTAELPLIPLIQSGEIDADDIVIDAKSGVTGAGRAAREEMLFAEVSEGIHAYGIAKHRHAPEIEQGLSEAAGRPITVNFTPHLMPMNRGILGTIYVRLANGAKADDLRATLEKRYADEPFVQILPKGVAPATRHVRGSNHCLIAVFADRLPGRAIVVSVIDNLVKGASGQAVQNMNVMQGLAEVIGLEQQPLFP from the coding sequence ATGGCAAGCAAGACGAACCGGATCAAGATCGGGATTTTGGGCGCAAGCGGTTACACGGGTGCTGAACTGCTGCGTTTGCTCGCACGCCACCCCGAGGCGGAAATTACGCTCCTCACCGCCGACCGCCATGCGGGCAAACCGCTGGCCAGCGTCTTTCCCCATCTTGCTGCTGCGGGATTTCCGGACCTTATCAAGATCGAGGACGGCAACTGGGACAAGACGGACGTGGTCTTCTGCGCGCTCCCCCACGGGACCACGCAGGAGGTGATCGCGGCCCTTCCGCAGCGGCTGAAGGTTATCGATCTCTCGGCCGATTTTCGCCTCCACGACGTCGAGACTTATGCCGAATGGTACGGTCACGAGCATCGCGCCCCCGATCTCCAGAAGGTGGCGGTCTACGGCCTCACCGAGATCAAGCGCGACGCGATCAGGAAGGCGCGGCTCGTCGCCAACCCGGGCTGCTATCCGACGACGGCGGAATTGCCGCTCATCCCGCTTATCCAATCGGGCGAGATCGACGCGGACGACATCGTCATCGATGCGAAGTCGGGTGTTACCGGTGCTGGTCGCGCAGCGCGTGAGGAAATGCTGTTCGCCGAGGTGTCCGAAGGCATTCACGCCTACGGCATTGCCAAGCATCGCCACGCGCCCGAAATCGAACAGGGTCTCTCGGAGGCCGCGGGGCGGCCGATCACCGTCAATTTCACGCCGCACCTCATGCCCATGAACCGGGGCATCCTCGGGACGATCTATGTCCGGCTCGCGAATGGGGCCAAGGCGGACGATCTTCGGGCAACCCTCGAAAAACGCTATGCCGACGAGCCCTTCGTGCAAATCCTTCCCAAGGGTGTTGCACCGGCGACCCGGCATGTGCGCGGCTCGAACCATTGCCTCATCGCCGTCTTTGCCGATCGTCTGCCCGGCCGGGCGATCGTGGTTTCGGTGATCGACAATCTGGTGAAGGGCGCCTCGGGGCAGGCGGTGCAGAACATGAATGTGATGCAGGGCCTTGCCGAGGTAATCGGCCTCGAGCAGCAGCCTCTCTTCCCATAG
- the rplM gene encoding 50S ribosomal protein L13: MKTYAAKPAEVEKKWVLFDAEGVVLGRLAAEIARRLRGKHRTIYTPHVDTGEHVVVINAEKVHVTGHKLADHKFYWHTGYPGGIKERPIGKILAGKHPERVIEKAVERMVPRGPLGRRQMSHLRVYAGPSHPHEAQNPEKVDFSAANPKNKRSA; the protein is encoded by the coding sequence ATGAAGACCTATGCCGCCAAGCCGGCTGAGGTCGAGAAGAAGTGGGTGCTGTTCGATGCCGAAGGTGTGGTGCTCGGCCGGCTTGCGGCCGAGATTGCACGGCGTCTGCGCGGCAAGCACCGCACGATCTACACGCCGCACGTCGACACGGGCGAGCATGTAGTCGTGATCAATGCCGAAAAGGTGCACGTCACGGGCCACAAACTCGCGGATCACAAATTCTATTGGCATACGGGTTATCCCGGCGGGATCAAGGAGCGGCCGATCGGCAAGATCCTGGCCGGCAAGCATCCCGAGCGCGTGATCGAGAAAGCGGTCGAGCGCATGGTTCCGCGCGGGCCGCTCGGGCGGCGCCAGATGAGCCACTTGCGCGTCTATGCCGGCCCAAGCCATCCCCATGAGGCGCAGAATCCTGAGAAGGTCGATTTCTCGGCCGCCAATCCGAAAAACAAGAGGAGCGCTTAG
- the rpsI gene encoding 30S ribosomal protein S9, giving the protein MSEQMDVQAQPAQPRIDALKRSYATGKRKNAIARVWIKPGNGKITVNGRESQVYFARPVLRMLLNQPFSVTNRVGQYDVICTVIGGGLSGQAGAVRHGISRALVYYEPDLRPSLKQAGFLTRDARVVERKKYGKAKARRSFQFSKR; this is encoded by the coding sequence ATGTCCGAGCAGATGGACGTCCAGGCTCAGCCGGCTCAACCCCGCATCGACGCGCTCAAGCGCTCCTACGCGACGGGCAAGCGCAAGAACGCGATTGCCCGCGTCTGGATCAAGCCGGGCAACGGCAAGATCACCGTCAACGGCCGTGAAAGCCAGGTCTATTTCGCGCGCCCCGTGCTGCGCATGCTGCTCAACCAGCCCTTCTCCGTCACAAATCGGGTCGGCCAATACGACGTGATCTGCACGGTGATCGGCGGCGGGCTTTCGGGCCAAGCGGGTGCGGTCCGCCACGGCATCAGCCGCGCTCTCGTCTATTATGAGCCGGATTTGCGGCCGAGCCTCAAGCAAGCCGGCTTTCTCACCCGCGACGCCCGCGTGGTCGAGCGTAAGAAGTACGGCAAGGCCAAGGCGCGACGTAGCTTCCAGTTCTCGAAGCGGTAA
- a CDS encoding gamma carbonic anhydrase family protein, translating to MAGLILPFNGKLPRIAADAFVAPNATVIGDVEIGAGASIWFGCVLRGDVNAIRVGAKTNLQDGTVVHVNSDRHGEGGMPTHIGDGVVVGHCALIHACTIRNGAFIGMRATVMDGAVVEEGAMVAGGAVVTPGKVVKSRQLWAGYPAKFMRELSDAELADIPYLAEHYRALGAQYRDQLPAFTRT from the coding sequence ATGGCCGGCCTCATCCTCCCGTTCAATGGCAAGCTGCCGCGAATTGCCGCCGATGCGTTCGTGGCGCCGAACGCAACCGTCATCGGCGACGTCGAGATCGGTGCTGGCGCTTCGATCTGGTTCGGATGCGTTCTACGCGGCGATGTGAACGCGATCCGCGTGGGCGCCAAAACGAACCTTCAGGACGGCACGGTCGTCCATGTCAACAGCGACCGCCACGGCGAGGGCGGCATGCCCACGCATATCGGCGACGGGGTCGTCGTTGGGCACTGCGCGCTTATCCATGCCTGCACGATTCGGAATGGTGCATTTATCGGAATGCGCGCCACGGTAATGGACGGGGCGGTCGTCGAAGAAGGGGCCATGGTCGCCGGCGGTGCTGTCGTAACACCCGGCAAGGTCGTGAAATCGCGCCAGCTTTGGGCGGGATATCCCGCGAAGTTCATGCGCGAGCTGAGCGATGCGGAGCTCGCCGATATCCCCTATCTCGCCGAGCACTATCGGGCGCTCGGCGCGCAATATCGCGATCAGCTCCCCGCCTTCACGCGCACGTAA